The Metabacillus sediminilitoris genome window below encodes:
- a CDS encoding cytochrome P450 — protein sequence MSNTKQMPQEEGIDHSLSLIREGYMYIMNRRHSFNSNIFETRLLGKKAICMGGREAVEVFYDTEKFKRKGAAPNRVVQTLFGRNGVQALDGQIHKHRKEMFMSIMSPDEIEKLIDILKIQWQIAANKWEQMDKVILYEEAKEMMCRIACKWAGVPVKEGKVKMLTKNLGAMFESAAAIGPKHWLGRHARNYIEIWVGELIDKVRAGKVNPPENTALHRFAWYRDLEGNLLDTETAAVEVINILRPIVAISIFINFIALALHHYPEEREKLKSNDEKYAQMFVQEVRRFYPFFPFVAALVKKDFTWKGFKFKEDTLTLLDVYGINHDPEIWEKPELFNPDRFAKWEGSPFSFIPQGGGDYMMGHRCAGEWVTIEVMKVSLDFLSNRMEYLVPEQDLSFSRVSMPSIPHSKVVIKNVKQKI from the coding sequence TCAATTCTAATATTTTCGAGACCCGATTGCTTGGAAAGAAAGCGATCTGTATGGGAGGTAGGGAAGCTGTGGAGGTTTTTTATGACACTGAGAAATTCAAAAGAAAAGGTGCAGCACCAAATCGTGTGGTTCAAACATTGTTTGGTAGGAATGGAGTTCAGGCGTTAGATGGGCAGATCCATAAACATCGTAAGGAAATGTTTATGTCTATCATGTCTCCTGACGAAATTGAAAAACTAATCGACATTTTAAAAATTCAGTGGCAAATAGCAGCGAATAAATGGGAGCAGATGGATAAGGTTATTCTATATGAAGAAGCGAAGGAAATGATGTGCAGGATAGCCTGTAAGTGGGCAGGTGTACCAGTAAAAGAAGGAAAAGTTAAGATGCTGACTAAGAATTTGGGGGCAATGTTCGAGTCGGCAGCTGCAATTGGCCCAAAACATTGGTTGGGGAGACATGCACGAAATTACATAGAAATATGGGTTGGAGAACTTATTGATAAGGTTCGTGCTGGGAAAGTGAATCCCCCTGAAAATACCGCATTACATAGATTTGCTTGGTATCGCGATTTGGAAGGGAATCTTTTGGATACAGAGACCGCTGCTGTAGAAGTAATCAATATTTTGAGACCAATTGTAGCGATTTCTATATTCATCAATTTCATTGCGCTTGCATTGCACCATTATCCGGAAGAAAGAGAGAAACTAAAATCTAACGATGAAAAGTATGCTCAAATGTTTGTTCAGGAAGTTCGTCGTTTTTATCCATTTTTTCCATTTGTAGCGGCGCTCGTAAAGAAAGATTTTACCTGGAAAGGCTTTAAATTTAAAGAAGACACGTTAACCTTGCTGGATGTTTATGGGATAAATCATGACCCTGAAATTTGGGAAAAACCTGAGTTATTTAATCCTGACCGATTTGCTAAATGGGAAGGAAGCCCTTTTAGCTTCATTCCGCAGGGTGGTGGTGATTACATGATGGGACATCGTTGTGCTGGGGAGTGGGTCACCATTGAAGTTATGAAGGTGAGTCTTGATTTTCTATCGAATCGAATGGAATATCTAGTTCCTGAACAGGATTTAAGTTTCAGCAGAGTTAGCATGCCAAGTATACCCCATAGTAAAGTAGTGATTAAAAATGTTAAACAGAAGATATAA